A genomic region of Micropterus dolomieu isolate WLL.071019.BEF.003 ecotype Adirondacks linkage group LG11, ASM2129224v1, whole genome shotgun sequence contains the following coding sequences:
- the xgb gene encoding x globin has translation MGCAISGLTGKAEFGERNTEDAAAAAAYPSEDQIQMIKESWKVIRDDIAKVGIIMFVRLFETHPECKDVFFLFRDVEDLERLRTSRELRAHGLRVMSFIEKSVARLDQLERLEALALELGKGHYHYNAPPKYYSYVGAEFICAVQPILKERWTAELEEAWKTMFQYLTSLMTQGYQEESHRQRHLAVSPKERPDKRNTAL, from the exons ATGGGCTGCGCAATATCAGGTCTGACAGGAAAAGCAGAGTTTGGAGAGAGGAACACGgaggatgctgctgctgctgctgcgtaTCCCAGCGAGGATCAGATTCAGATGATCAAGGAGTCATGGAAAGTTATCCGGGACGATATAGCCAAAGTTGGGATTATTATGTTCGTCAG GTTGTTTGAGACCCATCCCGAATGCAAGGATGTCTTCTTCCTTTTCCGAGACGTTGAAGACCTGGAGAGGTTGCGGACCAGCCGGGAGCTCAGGGCACACGGCCTACG GGTGATGTCTTTTATTGAGAAAAGCGTGGCCAGACTGGACCAGCTGGAGAGACTGGAAGCTCTGGCTCTTGAGCTCGGAAAAGGCCATTATCATTACAACGCCCCACCTAAGTACTACAGT TATGTTGGAGCAGAATTCATCTGTGCCGTGCAGCCCATCCTGAAGGAGAGGTGGACAGCTGAGCTGGAGGAGGCATGGAAG ACCATGTTCCAGTATTTGACCAGCCTCATGACGCAGGGATACCAGGAGGAGAGCCACCGACAGCGCCACCTAGCAGTCTCCCCAAAAGAAAGACCGGACAAGAGGAACACAGCACTATGA
- the LOC123978685 gene encoding 5'-3' exonuclease PLD4 → MTSMYERLHDSSVSNKARSTSCVTLAVVLGCLTVLGILLAIAVLERPPEPKDHETLPGEAGGGNSSTDQCSMALVESIPQHVKYKANVTLGVPLEKVWKDLISMATHQVDVASFYWTLTGEDINVNSSSDIPGRGILKELEELPSRNVSVRVVTSIPSVNTNSTDLKILKQKGIQVRKVNFGRLTRGVMHSKFWIVDRKHVFIGSANMDWRALTQVKELGVVVYNCSSLAKDLHKIFQSYWVMGQSNSSLPQPWPAEYDTDINKFHPLLVKTDNVSSRLYLAGSPPSFCPPSRTQDLEAILSIISEAQHYIDIAVMEYFPTTRFEKPRRYWPFIDDAIRVAAFERKVKIRMLISCGQDSDPAMLPFLQSLASMDSPHQDISIQIKLYIVPVGNQSDIPYSRVNHNKYMVTDKVAYIGTSNWSGDYFETTAGVGLVISQHAPHPVWKTEALQSQLRAIFDRDWHSEFAVHLADLGHHPDCALSR, encoded by the exons ATGACCTCTATGTATGAACGCCTTCATGACAGTTCTGTTTCAAACAAAGCG AGGTCGACCAGCTGTGTGACATTAGCTGTGGTTTTGGGCTGTCTGACCGTCCTGGGGATCTTGCTTGCCATCGCTGTACTGGAAAGACCACCAGAACCCAAAGATCATGAGACTCTTCCCGGGGAAGCTGGTGGTGGCAATTCCTCTACGGACCAGTGCAG CATGGCCCTGGTGGAGAGCATCCCTCAACATGTGAAATATAAAGCCAATGTAACGCTTGGCGTCCCTCTGGAAAAGGTCTGGAAAGATCTTATCTCAATGGCAACACACCAAGTGGATGTGGCCTCTTTCTACTGGACTTTAACTGGGGAAGACATCAATGTTAACTCTTCCTCTGACATACCT GGACGGGGCATCCTGAAAGAACTTGAAGAGTTGCCCTCCAGAAATGTATCTGTCCGAGTGGTGACGAGCATTCCCAGCGttaacacaaactccacagaTTTAAAGATCTTAAAACAGAAAG GGATTCAGGTGAGGAAGGTGAACTTTGGCCGCTTGACGAGGGGCGTCATGCACAGCAAGTTCTGGATTGTTGATAGAAAACATGTGTTTATCGGAAGCGCCAACATGGACTGGAGGGCTCTCACACAG GTGAAGGAACTGGGAGTAGTTGTCTACAACTGCTCCAGTCTAGCAAAGGACCTCCATAAGATTTTCCAGTCTTACTGGGTGATGGGACAATCCAACAGCTCCCTGCCTCAGCCCTGGCCTGCAGAGTACGACACGGACATCAACAAATTTCACCCCCTGCTGGTGAAAACGGATAATGTCTCCAGCAGGCTTTACCTTGCA GGTTCTCCACCATCATTCTGTCCTCCATCAAGGACACAGGACCTTGAGGCTATCCTCTCGATCATCTCGGAGGCCCAACACTATATCGATATAGCCGTCATGGAGTACTTCCCCACCACGCGCTTTGAAAAGCCTCGGAG ATACTGGCCATTCATTGACGATGCCATCAGAGTGGCCGCATTCGAGAGGAAGGTTAAGATCCGGATGCTGATCAGCTGTGGGCAGGACTCTGATCCAGCCATGCTGCCCTTCCTTCAGTCTCTAGCCTCAATGGACAGCCCTCACCAAGATATCAGCATCCAAATA aaATTGTACATTGTGCCTGTGGGAAACCAGTCTGATATTCCATATTCCAGAGTCAACCATAATAAATACATGGTGACTGATAAGGTAGCCTACATTG GTACCTCCAATTGGTCAGGTGACTACTTTGAGACCACAGCTGGAGTGGGTCTGGTGATTTCCCAGCATGCTCCTCACCCTGTATGGAAGACCGAGGCCCTGCAGAGCCAGCTCAGGGCGATCTTTGACAGAGACTGGCACTCTGAGTTTGCTGTGCACCTGGCTGACCTGGGGCACCACCCAGACTGTGCGCTATCAAGATGA
- the srp14 gene encoding signal recognition particle 14 kDa protein, with product MVLLENDSFLTELTRLFQKCRTSGSVVITLKKYDGRTKPAPRKGHAESFEPADNKCLIRASDGKRKISTVVSTKEVIKFQMAYSNLLRAHMDGLKKKDKKNKSKKTKATQ from the exons ATGGTGCTGCTTGAAAATGACTCG TTCCTCACAGAGCTCACTCGGCTGTTCCAGAAGTGCAGAACATCTGGCAGTGTTGTAATCACGCTAAAGAAAT ATGACGGGAGGACCAAGCCAGCGCCCCGAAAGGGTCACGCAGAGTCATTTGAACCAGCAGACAACAAATGTCTCATCAGAGCATCTGATGGCAAGAGGAAAATTAGCACAGTG GTGAGCACGAAAGAAGTAATCAAGTTTCAAATG GCATACTCCAACCTTCTAAGAGCTCACATGGATGGACTAAAGAAGAAggataagaaaaacaaaagcaagaaaacCAAAGCCACCCAATGA